The Stigmatella erecta genome window below encodes:
- a CDS encoding GH92 family glycosyl hydrolase: MVGLAVAGFLIAGCKDPQPPSDEPDVPGEEEPQPPPPPPPPAVDPTQLVNPFIGTQNFGNTFPGASAPFGMVQLSPDTGGQGGYDYQQDAIYGFSQTHLSGVGCGVMGELPIMPTTGAVESVDINGYKSKYSHDDEEATPGYYRVGLSRYGINAELTATERTGWLRFTFPSTATANVLFNTGKANQAVQDSEIHVVGDRTLEGRVRAGGFCAGRDQHTVYFTATFDRPFATHGTWRGSTRTPGARDAAGSGNNGAWVTFDATTDLDVIVKVGLSYTGLEGARKNLAKETGESFDFEATRTRLHDAWASKLGAIQISGGTRDRQTAFYSALYHAQLHPNLAGDVDGRYVGFDNQVHEASGYTPYQNFSLWDTYRPQNHLLEVIEPQVARDVALSILAIGRHGGWLPRWSLANSETNIMTGDPVTPFLVEVWARGLLAGHEQEAYALLRKNALQTPPSDSPYNGRSGVTYYNDRGYIPSGLRLGVDCAHKGGDNDCVHPASATLEYAAADAALALMARGLGHEDDARMFAERGQWYRNLWDASLGQFRPRTANGTWLTPYDPVEASHQFHEGGAHQYHWLVPQDPAGLIALLGGERAAEQRLDTFFAYGKLLADPTGTARADWITQPYDYYGKPTYNPNNEPDLLAPYMYLWAGAPAKTATVVRAAMTLFTTGPDGMTGNDDLGTMSAWYVFSSLGLYPTMSGANFLALSSPQFESAVVRVGAYGTRPASTLTLTAPGASDTRRYIQRVTLDGQELTRAYVEWNEVLRGGQLAHTLGDAPSSWGTGSSARPPSVNPGEGDSRRHVDASVRPSAAVLPLSSEAQTIELTLDVLGQAPEGLDITVTPAVPAGWAAPAASFALSSRHLPVQWTGPLAITVPAHTPAGVYPVQVTVTAEGANTVTRNVTLELRPAGACLTGVSGQCAVDLTNDRNHDGTATVAQSREGNFDGQGWSYDATLLPAAGSVTWAGVAYSAPDPGGTTHNFVEARGQGILLPGGNYQTLHLVSTSHNGPVTTTVSVRYTDGSVVDLPVTAGDWAGNAPSGSSVLLDMPHRIKAGSGVDGPPVRLFGQSLALDPTKQVHSMSLPNDARFEVYAITLS, from the coding sequence ATGGTGGGTCTGGCCGTCGCCGGATTCCTGATCGCCGGATGCAAAGACCCGCAGCCCCCCAGCGATGAGCCCGACGTTCCAGGGGAGGAGGAGCCCCAACCCCCGCCTCCCCCCCCTCCTCCCGCGGTGGATCCCACCCAGCTCGTCAATCCCTTCATCGGCACCCAGAACTTCGGCAACACCTTTCCCGGCGCGAGCGCCCCCTTCGGCATGGTGCAGCTCAGTCCGGACACGGGCGGCCAGGGCGGATACGACTACCAACAGGACGCCATCTACGGCTTCAGCCAGACGCACCTGTCGGGTGTCGGCTGCGGCGTCATGGGTGAATTGCCCATCATGCCCACGACCGGTGCCGTCGAGTCCGTTGACATCAACGGCTACAAGTCGAAGTACTCGCATGACGACGAGGAGGCCACACCCGGCTATTACCGCGTCGGACTCTCACGCTACGGCATCAACGCCGAGCTCACCGCCACCGAGCGGACCGGCTGGCTGCGCTTCACCTTCCCGTCCACGGCCACCGCGAACGTCCTGTTCAACACCGGCAAGGCCAACCAGGCGGTCCAGGACTCGGAGATCCACGTCGTCGGGGACCGGACCCTCGAGGGCCGCGTCCGGGCAGGCGGCTTCTGCGCCGGGCGGGACCAGCACACGGTGTACTTCACGGCCACGTTCGACCGGCCCTTCGCGACCCACGGCACCTGGCGCGGCTCCACCCGGACCCCGGGCGCCCGGGACGCGGCCGGTTCTGGGAACAACGGCGCCTGGGTGACGTTCGATGCGACCACGGACCTGGACGTCATCGTGAAGGTGGGCCTGTCCTATACCGGGCTCGAGGGCGCCCGGAAGAACCTCGCGAAAGAGACCGGAGAGTCCTTCGACTTCGAGGCCACGCGGACCCGGCTGCATGACGCGTGGGCCAGCAAGCTCGGCGCCATCCAGATCAGCGGAGGCACCCGCGACCGGCAGACCGCCTTCTACAGCGCCCTGTACCATGCGCAACTGCACCCGAACCTGGCCGGTGACGTGGACGGCCGGTACGTTGGTTTCGACAACCAGGTCCACGAGGCGAGCGGCTACACGCCGTACCAGAACTTCTCGTTGTGGGACACGTACCGTCCCCAGAACCACTTGCTGGAAGTGATCGAGCCGCAGGTCGCCCGGGACGTCGCGCTGTCGATCCTCGCCATCGGTCGGCATGGGGGTTGGCTGCCCCGCTGGTCGCTCGCCAACAGCGAGACCAACATCATGACGGGGGATCCAGTGACGCCCTTCCTCGTCGAAGTCTGGGCCCGGGGACTCCTCGCGGGTCATGAGCAGGAGGCCTACGCGCTGCTGCGCAAGAACGCGCTCCAGACGCCTCCCTCCGATTCGCCCTACAACGGCCGCTCGGGCGTCACGTATTACAACGATCGGGGATACATCCCCTCCGGCCTGAGGCTGGGCGTCGACTGCGCGCACAAGGGCGGGGACAACGACTGCGTACACCCGGCCTCGGCGACACTTGAGTACGCGGCGGCCGACGCGGCGCTCGCGTTGATGGCGCGAGGGCTCGGACACGAGGACGATGCCCGGATGTTCGCCGAACGCGGGCAGTGGTACCGCAACCTGTGGGACGCCTCCCTCGGCCAGTTCCGTCCACGCACGGCCAATGGCACGTGGCTGACGCCGTATGATCCGGTGGAAGCCTCCCACCAGTTCCACGAGGGAGGGGCTCACCAGTACCACTGGCTGGTGCCGCAGGATCCGGCCGGGCTGATCGCGCTCCTGGGCGGTGAGCGCGCGGCCGAACAGCGTCTGGATACCTTCTTCGCCTACGGCAAGCTGCTCGCGGATCCCACAGGGACTGCTCGCGCGGATTGGATCACCCAACCCTACGATTATTACGGCAAGCCCACGTACAACCCCAACAACGAGCCCGACCTGCTCGCGCCCTACATGTACCTGTGGGCGGGAGCGCCCGCGAAGACGGCCACCGTCGTGCGCGCGGCGATGACATTGTTCACCACGGGGCCGGACGGAATGACGGGCAACGACGACCTGGGCACCATGTCCGCCTGGTACGTCTTCTCGTCGCTCGGCTTGTATCCGACGATGAGTGGCGCGAACTTCCTTGCCCTGTCCAGCCCCCAGTTCGAGTCCGCCGTGGTCCGTGTTGGGGCCTACGGCACCCGTCCGGCCAGCACGCTGACCCTCACGGCGCCCGGTGCCAGCGACACCCGGCGGTACATCCAGCGCGTGACGCTCGATGGCCAGGAGCTCACCCGGGCCTATGTGGAGTGGAACGAGGTCCTCCGGGGCGGCCAGCTGGCCCATACACTCGGCGACGCGCCCTCCAGCTGGGGCACCGGGAGCAGCGCGAGGCCCCCGTCGGTCAATCCGGGCGAGGGGGACTCCCGCCGCCATGTCGACGCCTCCGTGCGGCCGTCCGCGGCCGTCCTGCCCCTCAGCAGTGAGGCCCAGACGATCGAGCTGACGCTGGATGTGCTCGGCCAGGCCCCCGAGGGGTTGGACATCACCGTGACGCCGGCCGTCCCGGCGGGCTGGGCCGCCCCTGCGGCATCCTTCGCATTGTCGTCACGGCATCTGCCCGTGCAGTGGACGGGGCCCCTTGCCATCACCGTGCCCGCCCACACGCCCGCGGGCGTGTATCCCGTCCAGGTGACCGTCACGGCGGAAGGGGCGAACACCGTCACCCGGAACGTGACCCTCGAGCTGCGGCCGGCGGGCGCCTGTCTGACCGGCGTCTCCGGACAATGCGCCGTGGACCTGACGAATGACCGCAACCATGACGGCACCGCGACGGTTGCCCAATCGCGAGAGGGCAACTTCGACGGCCAGGGCTGGAGCTATGACGCCACCCTGTTGCCCGCGGCCGGCTCCGTCACCTGGGCGGGTGTGGCGTATTCGGCGCCCGACCCGGGCGGGACCACGCACAACTTCGTGGAGGCACGCGGCCAGGGAATCCTGCTTCCGGGAGGCAACTACCAGACGCTCCACCTGGTCTCCACGTCGCACAATGGTCCCGTGACGACGACGGTCTCCGTCCGGTACACCGATGGCAGCGTGGTGGACCTGCCGGTCACCGCCGGGGATTGGGCGGGAAACGCGCCGTCCGGCAGCAGCGTGCTGCTCGACATGCCTCACCGGATCAAAGCCGGGAGCGGCGTGGATGGACCTCCGGTGCGCTTGTTCGGCCAATCCCTCGCACTTGATCCAACGAAACAGGTGCACTCCATGAGCCTGCCGAACGACGCCCGGTTCGAGGTGTACGCGATCACCCTGTCCTGA
- a CDS encoding S8 family serine peptidase — MRSSDAIPGQYIVVLKGTSLRTAQISQVAQTLALPQRATVTRTYAHALNGFVAQTTEEGARAIAAQPEVEYVVEDGHVHTTATQSGATWGLDRIDQINLPLNGTYSYGPTGAGVNVYIIDTGIETSHSQFGGRASGDYTAVADGNGTNDCNGHGTHVAGTVGGATWGVAKAARLHGVRVLGCNGSGSISGVIAGVDWVTANRIKPAVANMSLGGSPNPALDTAVSNSIASGVTYVIAAGNSYIDACYPSPARVPEAITVGASDSTDSTASFSNWGPCLDVFAPGVAITSAYLGGGSATLDGTSMAAPHVAGVAALYLESNRAATPATVATAIVLNAPANKVRNTINGSTTRLLYSNPPPACGTLGSGQALAPGQILPACSGRAYLAHQTDGNVVLYGQSGAVLWNTFTWNQTTSTFVMQTDGNLVLYPSSMSAIWNTGTYGNSGASLKVQDDCNLAVYSAGGSLLWASNTTCR; from the coding sequence TTGAGGTCCTCCGACGCCATTCCCGGGCAGTACATCGTCGTGCTGAAGGGCACCTCACTCCGCACCGCCCAGATCTCCCAGGTTGCCCAGACTCTCGCCCTCCCGCAGCGGGCCACCGTCACCCGGACCTATGCGCACGCCCTGAATGGCTTCGTGGCGCAAACCACCGAGGAGGGGGCCCGTGCGATCGCCGCTCAGCCCGAGGTGGAGTACGTGGTGGAGGATGGACACGTCCACACCACGGCGACGCAGTCTGGCGCCACCTGGGGGCTGGACCGCATCGACCAGATCAACCTTCCGCTCAACGGCACCTACAGCTACGGCCCGACCGGCGCCGGGGTGAACGTCTACATCATCGATACGGGCATCGAAACGAGCCACTCCCAGTTCGGGGGCCGGGCCTCCGGCGATTACACCGCTGTCGCCGACGGCAATGGCACCAACGACTGCAACGGTCACGGCACGCACGTGGCCGGGACGGTGGGCGGAGCGACCTGGGGCGTGGCCAAGGCGGCCCGCCTCCATGGCGTCCGCGTGCTGGGCTGCAATGGCTCGGGGTCGATCTCTGGCGTCATCGCGGGCGTGGACTGGGTGACGGCCAACCGCATCAAGCCGGCGGTGGCCAACATGAGCCTCGGCGGGTCGCCCAACCCAGCGCTGGATACGGCCGTCAGCAATTCGATCGCCTCGGGCGTCACCTACGTCATCGCCGCGGGCAATAGCTACATCGACGCGTGTTATCCCTCCCCCGCGCGGGTCCCCGAGGCCATCACGGTCGGCGCCAGCGACAGCACGGATTCCACGGCCTCCTTCTCCAACTGGGGCCCCTGCCTCGATGTCTTCGCCCCGGGGGTGGCCATCACCTCTGCCTATCTGGGCGGCGGCTCCGCGACCCTGGACGGGACCTCGATGGCCGCGCCCCATGTGGCCGGTGTGGCGGCGCTGTACCTCGAGAGCAACCGCGCCGCCACCCCCGCCACGGTGGCCACGGCGATCGTCCTCAATGCACCGGCGAACAAGGTGCGCAACACCATCAACGGCTCCACCACGCGCTTGCTCTACAGCAATCCGCCTCCCGCGTGCGGCACGCTCGGCAGTGGCCAGGCACTCGCGCCTGGACAGATACTCCCGGCCTGCTCTGGCAGGGCCTACCTCGCGCATCAGACCGATGGGAACGTGGTGCTCTATGGCCAGTCGGGCGCCGTGCTCTGGAATACGTTCACCTGGAACCAGACCACGTCCACCTTCGTCATGCAGACCGATGGGAACCTGGTGCTCTATCCCAGCTCGATGAGCGCGATCTGGAACACTGGGACCTATGGGAACAGTGGGGCCTCCCTGAAGGTGCAAGACGACTGCAACCTCGCCGTGTACAGCGCGGGAGGCTCCCTCCTCTGGGCCAGCAATACCACCTGCCGGTAG
- a CDS encoding CheR family methyltransferase, whose amino-acid sequence MKQVEAFFEPPPLSEREFTGFQRLIYREAGIWLSPAKKALVVGRLARRLRELKSPSFGAYLRRAETDDLERVRLVDALCTHETHFFREPRHFEFLEREVLPRWRAQKTTGNGEPRRVRVWSAGCSTGEEPFSLAMVLRHHLPVAEGWEIDILATDLSTRILEQARQARFPVKKAREIPNHYLRAFMLRGVGSQEEWMKADAELRGLVRFHRVNLNDGHGVVGRFDLIFCRNVLIYFDQTSRAHAVERLLSHLSPSGLLFLGHSESLVGLGARMRAVMPTVYTQRAPTAP is encoded by the coding sequence ATGAAACAGGTCGAGGCATTCTTCGAGCCCCCTCCGCTGTCCGAGCGAGAGTTCACGGGGTTCCAGCGGCTGATCTACCGTGAGGCGGGCATCTGGCTCTCTCCTGCGAAGAAGGCCCTCGTGGTGGGCCGGCTGGCGCGCCGGTTGCGCGAGCTGAAGAGTCCCTCGTTCGGTGCCTACCTGCGCCGGGCGGAGACGGACGACCTGGAGCGGGTGCGGTTAGTGGACGCGCTGTGCACGCACGAGACGCACTTCTTCCGGGAGCCCCGTCACTTCGAGTTCCTGGAACGCGAGGTGCTCCCCCGCTGGAGGGCGCAGAAGACGACCGGAAATGGTGAGCCGCGGCGAGTCCGCGTCTGGAGCGCGGGCTGTTCGACAGGAGAGGAGCCCTTCTCGCTGGCCATGGTGCTGCGCCACCACCTGCCCGTCGCGGAGGGCTGGGAAATCGACATCCTGGCAACGGACCTCTCCACGCGCATTCTCGAGCAGGCCCGGCAGGCCCGCTTCCCGGTCAAGAAGGCGCGGGAGATTCCCAACCACTACCTCCGGGCCTTCATGCTGCGAGGCGTGGGCAGCCAGGAGGAGTGGATGAAGGCGGACGCGGAGCTGCGCGGGTTGGTGCGCTTCCACCGCGTGAACCTGAATGATGGGCACGGAGTCGTGGGACGCTTCGATCTCATCTTCTGCCGCAACGTCCTCATCTACTTCGACCAGACCTCACGGGCACACGCCGTGGAACGGTTGCTGAGCCACTTGTCCCCCTCGGGCTTGCTCTTCCTCGGACACTCCGAGAGCCTCGTCGGGCTGGGCGCGCGCATGCGCGCGGTGATGCCCACCGTCTATACCCAGCGGGCACCCACCGCTCCGTAG
- a CDS encoding chemotaxis protein CheW, giving the protein MNNTTEETSAATQYLSFILAAQEYALGILQVKEIIEYDTVTPVPGAPVWVRGVFNLRGNVVPVVDLTIKLSLPPATLTRRSCIVVVEVRLEGEEIVLGLLADAIGQVIELAPEDVAPPPSFGTPVHADYLVGMGRVATGRHFVLLLDINKVLSTQEIALATAAPPSEASGHGPPEGET; this is encoded by the coding sequence ATGAACAACACGACCGAGGAGACATCCGCCGCCACGCAGTACCTGAGCTTCATCCTCGCCGCGCAGGAGTATGCGCTCGGCATCCTGCAGGTGAAGGAGATCATCGAATACGACACCGTGACGCCCGTCCCGGGAGCGCCCGTGTGGGTCCGCGGGGTGTTCAACCTGCGCGGCAACGTGGTGCCCGTGGTGGACCTGACGATCAAGCTGAGCCTGCCACCGGCCACCCTCACCCGCCGCAGCTGCATCGTGGTGGTGGAGGTGCGGCTGGAGGGCGAGGAGATCGTCCTGGGGCTTCTCGCCGACGCGATCGGCCAGGTCATCGAGCTGGCGCCCGAGGATGTGGCGCCCCCGCCCTCCTTTGGCACCCCGGTGCACGCGGACTATCTGGTGGGCATGGGGCGGGTGGCGACGGGGCGGCACTTCGTCCTGTTGCTGGACATCAACAAGGTGCTCAGCACCCAGGAAATCGCCTTGGCCACGGCAGCTCCTCCATCCGAAGCGTCCGGCCATGGCCCCCCTGAAGGGGAGACATGA
- a CDS encoding methyl-accepting chemotaxis protein: MTWFYDLKISSKLLLSFLCLSMLSVLLGAFAIHQLSKMNDATDVVTDNRMPSIILVSTANTDSSDFLIYEHQHLLSTDAVRMASYERSMRQELESIDSNLRKYETLISSSEERRMYEEFNKLWRDFLEEHERLLALSRSNQKEEARAVEQGRLQETYQRASDKLEELVAAIQKSSSSASNDSDDIYAAARGWIFTVVGFSFLAGVLLSVLISRVISRPLADAVQVADRIAEGDLTVRIASTAEDETGRLLGAMQRMVQKLAQVISEVREGASTLASASAQVSSSSQSLSQGTSEQASSVEETTSSLEQITATITQNREHSRQMEQMAVQGARDADESGRAVKETVEAMGSIAEKISIIEEIAYQTNLLALNAAIEAARAGAHGKGFAVVATEVRKLAERSQTAAREISSLASQSVKVASRSGQLLVELVPSIRKTADLVQEVVAASAEQASGVTQMNKAMLHVDQVTQRNASASEELASTAEELSAQAEALQQLVSFFRVGDGYERTSRVMGNRFAGGPSAPGLKAAAHGLNPGAHPPPRAPLAPTDEDREFKRFQV; this comes from the coding sequence ATGACTTGGTTCTACGACTTGAAGATCTCCTCCAAGCTGCTCTTGTCCTTCCTCTGCTTGAGCATGCTCAGCGTCCTGCTCGGCGCCTTCGCCATCCACCAGCTGAGCAAGATGAACGATGCGACCGACGTGGTGACCGACAACCGGATGCCCAGCATCATCCTCGTCTCGACCGCGAACACCGACTCCTCGGACTTCCTCATCTACGAGCATCAACACCTGCTGTCGACCGATGCCGTGCGCATGGCCAGTTACGAACGGAGCATGCGGCAGGAACTGGAGTCGATCGACTCCAACTTGCGCAAGTACGAGACGCTCATCTCCTCCTCCGAGGAGCGGCGCATGTACGAGGAGTTCAACAAGCTCTGGAGGGACTTCCTGGAGGAACATGAGCGGCTCCTCGCCCTCTCACGCTCCAATCAGAAAGAGGAGGCTCGCGCCGTCGAGCAAGGCCGCCTGCAGGAGACGTATCAGCGCGCCAGCGACAAGCTGGAGGAGCTGGTGGCAGCCATCCAGAAGTCATCGAGCAGTGCCTCGAATGACTCGGATGACATTTATGCCGCCGCGCGAGGGTGGATCTTCACCGTCGTGGGCTTCAGCTTCCTGGCGGGTGTGCTGCTCAGCGTTCTCATCTCGCGGGTCATCTCCCGGCCCCTCGCCGACGCGGTACAGGTAGCGGACCGCATCGCCGAAGGAGACCTCACCGTGCGCATCGCCTCGACGGCCGAGGACGAGACGGGCCGGCTGCTCGGGGCCATGCAGCGCATGGTGCAGAAGCTCGCCCAGGTCATCAGTGAGGTCCGCGAGGGGGCGAGCACGCTTGCCTCGGCCTCGGCGCAGGTGTCCTCCTCGTCACAGAGCCTGTCCCAGGGGACCAGCGAGCAGGCCAGCAGCGTGGAGGAGACCACCTCCAGCCTCGAGCAGATCACCGCCACCATCACCCAGAACCGCGAGCACAGCCGTCAGATGGAGCAGATGGCCGTGCAGGGCGCCCGGGATGCCGACGAGAGCGGCCGGGCCGTGAAGGAGACGGTGGAGGCCATGGGCTCCATCGCGGAGAAAATCTCCATCATCGAGGAGATCGCCTACCAGACGAACCTGCTGGCGCTCAACGCGGCCATCGAGGCCGCGCGCGCGGGAGCCCATGGCAAGGGCTTCGCGGTGGTGGCCACCGAGGTGCGCAAGCTGGCCGAGCGCAGCCAGACGGCCGCGCGGGAGATCTCCAGCCTGGCCTCCCAGAGCGTGAAGGTGGCCTCGCGCTCGGGGCAGTTGCTGGTGGAGTTGGTGCCCTCCATCCGCAAGACGGCGGACCTGGTCCAGGAAGTGGTGGCCGCCTCCGCGGAGCAGGCCAGCGGCGTCACCCAGATGAACAAGGCCATGCTTCACGTGGACCAGGTGACCCAGCGCAACGCCTCGGCCTCCGAGGAGCTCGCTTCCACCGCGGAGGAGCTGTCCGCCCAGGCAGAGGCATTGCAGCAGCTGGTGTCCTTCTTCCGGGTGGGGGATGGCTATGAGCGCACCTCGCGGGTGATGGGGAACCGCTTCGCGGGCGGCCCATCCGCGCCCGGGCTGAAAGCCGCCGCGCATGGGCTCAACCCGGGAGCCCACCCCCCGCCTCGCGCCCCCCTCGCTCCCACCGATGAGGATCGCGAGTTCAAGCGCTTCCAGGTGTGA
- a CDS encoding chemotaxis protein CheA, translating to MTPELEKVHAVFLAEAEELLATLEQELLALERSFGPERLQAVFRTIHTFKGAASSLGLTEAVELAHTLEDLLTLLETQAIMLYEGLGSLLLQAVDGLRERVGLTRASDPAMGLPAAEVHGLLASLVKAASPASFTGRALPQEPAKPSPETAAPREHTLRVELHRLDRMLDLTGEIAIARGRLATMLAQANRYTPQQLLEAHREGDRLYLDLQELVMKVRMVPIGRTFQPFGRTVRDLSLRLEKQIRWEVSGEDVEVDTTVAELIRDPLNHLVRNAMDHGLETPQVRQASGKEPTGTLALRAFHEAGTIVIQVADDGAGLDRERITRRARTLGMLGPEETPDDGALLRLILEPGFSTAERVTDLSGRGVGMDVVKRNVEMLRGTVSVESTPGQGTTFSLRLPLTLSIIEGFSVAVGAQTYVIPLENVLECVELPVEESHSGRTGFVNLRGAALPYVRLREHFGLEGSAPARENLVVIGHGRGVAGLAVDTLLGQGQTVIKPLGKFCQGLPGLSGSTLLGDGRVALILDVPALLQQAVKTPSTALPA from the coding sequence ATGACTCCCGAGCTGGAGAAGGTCCACGCTGTGTTCCTCGCCGAAGCCGAGGAGCTGCTCGCCACCCTGGAGCAGGAGCTGCTTGCGCTCGAGCGCTCATTCGGCCCGGAGCGCCTGCAGGCCGTCTTCCGCACGATCCACACCTTCAAGGGCGCCGCCTCCTCGCTCGGGCTTACCGAAGCGGTGGAGCTGGCCCACACGCTGGAAGACCTGCTCACCCTTCTGGAGACGCAGGCCATCATGCTGTACGAGGGGCTGGGCTCACTGCTCTTGCAGGCAGTGGATGGGCTCCGGGAGCGGGTGGGGTTGACGCGAGCGAGCGACCCCGCCATGGGCTTGCCTGCCGCGGAAGTGCATGGGCTCCTGGCGAGCCTGGTCAAGGCCGCCAGCCCCGCGAGTTTCACCGGCCGGGCGCTGCCACAGGAGCCCGCCAAACCCTCCCCTGAAACCGCTGCGCCCCGGGAGCACACCCTGCGGGTGGAGCTGCACCGGTTGGACCGGATGCTGGACCTCACCGGGGAGATCGCCATCGCGCGCGGACGCCTGGCCACCATGCTCGCGCAGGCGAACCGCTACACGCCCCAACAATTGCTGGAGGCCCATCGGGAGGGAGACCGGCTCTACCTGGACCTGCAGGAGCTGGTGATGAAGGTGCGAATGGTGCCCATCGGGCGCACCTTCCAGCCCTTCGGACGCACGGTGCGCGACCTGAGCCTCCGCCTGGAGAAGCAGATCCGCTGGGAGGTGAGCGGCGAGGACGTGGAGGTGGACACCACCGTCGCCGAGCTCATCCGCGATCCGCTCAACCACCTGGTTCGCAACGCCATGGACCACGGCCTGGAGACGCCCCAGGTGCGCCAGGCGAGCGGGAAGGAGCCCACCGGCACCTTGGCCCTCCGGGCCTTCCATGAGGCGGGCACCATCGTCATCCAGGTGGCCGACGACGGGGCGGGCCTGGATCGCGAGCGCATCACCCGGCGCGCCAGAACCCTGGGGATGCTCGGGCCGGAGGAGACGCCGGACGACGGAGCCCTCCTGCGGCTCATCCTGGAGCCGGGCTTCTCCACCGCCGAGCGCGTCACCGATCTGTCCGGCCGCGGGGTGGGCATGGACGTGGTGAAGCGCAACGTGGAGATGCTGCGGGGCACCGTCTCCGTGGAGAGCACCCCAGGACAGGGCACCACCTTCAGCCTCCGCCTGCCACTCACCCTCTCCATCATCGAAGGCTTCAGCGTCGCCGTGGGCGCCCAGACGTACGTCATCCCCCTGGAGAACGTGCTCGAGTGCGTGGAGCTGCCCGTAGAGGAGAGCCATTCCGGACGCACCGGCTTCGTCAACCTGCGGGGAGCCGCGCTCCCGTACGTCCGCTTGCGTGAGCACTTCGGCCTGGAGGGAAGCGCACCGGCCCGGGAAAACCTCGTCGTCATCGGCCATGGGCGGGGCGTCGCGGGTCTCGCCGTGGACACGCTGCTCGGCCAGGGCCAGACGGTCATCAAACCCCTGGGAAAGTTCTGCCAGGGATTGCCGGGGCTCTCGGGCTCGACCCTGCTGGGCGATGGCCGGGTCGCCCTCATCCTCGATGTGCCCGCGCTCCTCCAACAGGCCGTGAAGACGCCCTCCACGGCCCTCCCCGCCTGA
- a CDS encoding sigma-54-dependent transcriptional regulator: MIADADPLVRATLRRWLEETGWEVSEARNSQEAHESLRRAPLEVVLLDDRLPGLSVLKLLPELREMSPLTSLIVLAENPSIDRAVQLVKLGAEQFLPKPVDWPVLSRVVACVHEARRARNPPEELDPFLGTSPLIRQLEATAQRVRDSDRSILIQGETGTGKGVLASWLHRHGPRAHEPLIQLNCAGLSPQFLETELFGHERGAFTSAVSSKQGLLERAHRGSVFLDEVGDMDPLVQPKLLKVLEERRFRRLGEVEERSVDIRLIAATHQDLVERVRARQFRSDLYFRISTLPLHIPALRERPEDISPLAHASLEQLSRELGRPGLKLAPQAEAALRAYPWPGNLRELRNVLERSVLLSSRSTLRVEDLQFNGSAIARMLNELPEEAPSAPELHLTLREVERRHITRVLEAEGGHVGRAAQRLGIPRSSLYQRLKSLGLSSKV, from the coding sequence TTGATCGCTGATGCGGATCCGTTGGTCCGTGCAACCCTTCGCCGGTGGCTGGAGGAGACTGGCTGGGAGGTCTCCGAGGCCCGAAACAGCCAGGAGGCGCATGAGTCCCTGCGCCGGGCCCCGCTGGAAGTGGTGCTGCTCGATGACCGTTTGCCGGGTCTCTCCGTGCTCAAGCTGCTTCCCGAGCTCCGGGAAATGTCCCCCCTCACCTCTCTGATCGTTCTCGCCGAGAACCCATCCATCGACAGGGCCGTGCAGCTCGTCAAGCTGGGGGCGGAGCAGTTTCTTCCCAAACCGGTGGATTGGCCCGTGCTGTCGCGGGTGGTGGCATGCGTCCACGAGGCCCGGAGAGCCCGGAACCCACCGGAGGAACTCGATCCCTTCCTGGGGACCAGTCCACTCATCCGCCAGTTGGAAGCCACCGCGCAGCGCGTGCGCGACAGTGACCGCTCCATCCTCATCCAGGGAGAGACTGGAACGGGCAAGGGCGTGCTCGCATCCTGGCTGCACCGCCACGGGCCCCGGGCCCATGAGCCCCTGATTCAACTCAACTGCGCGGGCCTGTCGCCCCAGTTCCTGGAAACGGAACTCTTCGGCCACGAGCGGGGCGCTTTCACCAGTGCCGTCAGCAGCAAGCAGGGCCTGCTCGAGCGAGCCCACCGGGGCAGCGTGTTCCTCGACGAAGTGGGAGACATGGATCCCCTCGTCCAACCCAAGCTCCTCAAGGTGCTGGAGGAGCGGCGCTTCCGGCGCCTGGGAGAGGTGGAGGAGCGCTCGGTGGACATCCGGCTCATCGCCGCCACCCACCAGGATCTCGTCGAGCGGGTGAGGGCCCGGCAGTTTCGCAGCGATCTGTATTTCCGCATCAGCACCCTGCCCTTGCACATTCCCGCCCTGCGGGAGCGCCCCGAGGACATCTCCCCGCTCGCCCACGCCTCGCTCGAACAGCTCTCGCGTGAACTCGGACGCCCAGGACTCAAGCTGGCCCCGCAGGCAGAGGCCGCCCTGCGCGCCTACCCCTGGCCCGGCAACCTGCGCGAGCTGCGCAACGTGCTGGAGCGCTCCGTGCTCCTCTCTTCCCGTTCCACCCTGCGCGTGGAGGACTTGCAGTTCAACGGCTCCGCCATCGCGCGGATGCTCAACGAACTCCCCGAAGAGGCCCCCAGCGCACCCGAGCTGCACCTCACCCTGCGGGAAGTGGAGCGCCGCCACATCACCCGCGTACTGGAAGCCGAGGGAGGCCATGTCGGCCGGGCTGCCCAGCGACTGGGGATTCCCCGCAGCTCGCTGTATCAACGCCTGAAGAGCTTGGGCCTTTCGTCCAAAGTCTAG